In the genome of Gadus morhua chromosome 12, gadMor3.0, whole genome shotgun sequence, one region contains:
- the rangrf gene encoding ran guanine nucleotide release factor isoform X1: MSLSSPRRSFVSFFRKHVTLPKPREMSHSWKMLGAAGHGDRHPLFGGAISARIPHSARDISDVREVPDNQEVFAHGHTDQSLIVELLEFESKVEDQDAAKYHFEDIAGSNKALKPGTCDVTSVVPLSKSELSLSECSSAWLLNGAQCVSKFNEEARNAVTIHLGLFRLPQFSTDVLVTFNDPLSISPDSSSISSASGTQSSEPWTVQDFHRLLHSLTLHDPGLFG; encoded by the exons ATGTCGCTTTCTTCCCCCAGAAGAAGCTTCGTTTCGTTTTTCAGGAAACACGTTACACT TCCCAAGCCACGAGAGATGAGCCATTCTTGGAAGATGCTTGGTGCTGCTGGTCATGGGGACAGACATCCTCTGTTCGGAGGAGCTATATCAGCTAGAATCCCACACAGTGCCAGGGACATCAGTGATGTGAGAGAGGTTCCAGACAACCAGGAGGTGTTTGCCCATGGCCACACCGACCAGAGTCTCATAGTGGAGCTGTTAGAGTTCGAGAGTAAAGTCGAAGACCAAGACGCCGCGAAGTATCACTTTGAGGACATCGCAGGGAGTAACAAGGCACTGAAGCCGGGGACATGTGATGTCACTAGTGTTGTGCCCCTCTCCAAGTCAGAGCTCTCCCTGTCAGAATGCAGTTCTGCCTGGCTGCTGAATGGTGCACAATGTGTATCTAAATTCAACGAGGAAGCCAGAAATGCTGTGACGATCCACCTGGGACTGTTTCGGCTACCGCAGTTCTCCACAGACGTCCTAGTAACTTTCAACGACCCCCTCAGCATCAGCcccgacagcagcagcatcagcagtgCATCCGGAACACAATCTTCAGAACCATGGACCGTGCAAGACTTCCATCGCTTGTTACACTCTTTAACACTACACGATCCTGGATTGTTTGGTTAG
- the rangrf gene encoding ran guanine nucleotide release factor isoform X2, with product MEVWILEHGTGHSPKPREMSHSWKMLGAAGHGDRHPLFGGAISARIPHSARDISDVREVPDNQEVFAHGHTDQSLIVELLEFESKVEDQDAAKYHFEDIAGSNKALKPGTCDVTSVVPLSKSELSLSECSSAWLLNGAQCVSKFNEEARNAVTIHLGLFRLPQFSTDVLVTFNDPLSISPDSSSISSASGTQSSEPWTVQDFHRLLHSLTLHDPGLFG from the coding sequence TCCCAAGCCACGAGAGATGAGCCATTCTTGGAAGATGCTTGGTGCTGCTGGTCATGGGGACAGACATCCTCTGTTCGGAGGAGCTATATCAGCTAGAATCCCACACAGTGCCAGGGACATCAGTGATGTGAGAGAGGTTCCAGACAACCAGGAGGTGTTTGCCCATGGCCACACCGACCAGAGTCTCATAGTGGAGCTGTTAGAGTTCGAGAGTAAAGTCGAAGACCAAGACGCCGCGAAGTATCACTTTGAGGACATCGCAGGGAGTAACAAGGCACTGAAGCCGGGGACATGTGATGTCACTAGTGTTGTGCCCCTCTCCAAGTCAGAGCTCTCCCTGTCAGAATGCAGTTCTGCCTGGCTGCTGAATGGTGCACAATGTGTATCTAAATTCAACGAGGAAGCCAGAAATGCTGTGACGATCCACCTGGGACTGTTTCGGCTACCGCAGTTCTCCACAGACGTCCTAGTAACTTTCAACGACCCCCTCAGCATCAGCcccgacagcagcagcatcagcagtgCATCCGGAACACAATCTTCAGAACCATGGACCGTGCAAGACTTCCATCGCTTGTTACACTCTTTAACACTACACGATCCTGGATTGTTTGGTTAG